One window of the Lycorma delicatula isolate Av1 chromosome 3, ASM4794821v1, whole genome shotgun sequence genome contains the following:
- the LOC142321986 gene encoding uncharacterized protein LOC142321986, which yields MKLVIFTTALLVCVISTLTAAVPLYEELPYETVDTFETVVRERRSPEEKGSVVLQGTHTPGQGSSLRGDYNYNLWQGKNGAKVDANAFYQQNFGNNQGPKHDKGGGVVLSIPFKG from the exons ATGAAGTTGGTAATATTCACTACAGCATTATTGGTATGCGTCATTTCAACACTGACAGCGGCTGTACCATTATACGAAGAACTGCCGTATGAAACTGTAGATACATTCGAAACT GTTGTTAGGGAAAGGAGATCGCCAGAAGAGAAAGGAAGTGTCGTCCTACAAGGGACACATACTCCCGGTCAAGGTAGTTCTCTAAGAGGcgattacaattacaatttatggcAAGGAAAGAATGGTGCAAAAGTGGATGCTAACGCTTTCTACCAACAAAATTTCGGTAACAACCAAGGACCTAAGCACGACAAAGGAGGCGGAGTTGTGTTGTCAATTCCTTTCAAAggctaa